Proteins encoded by one window of Vitis vinifera cultivar Pinot Noir 40024 chromosome 10, ASM3070453v1:
- the LOC100264025 gene encoding transcription factor bHLH144, with amino-acid sequence MQRDQQFCPEKVMLPLANEVGNDYMYNTPVESAFGAVFPPGAKDLGPFHGVEFQPSDVCPKNFIIFDQTDHRSQIMFHPAIAQKFNCPSLNLCATYIHNNLEKREINIDEGEASSALKEDSEDIDALLSLEEEDQEEYDEEEVSTARTHGNYGSNCEDTCSSYGSKPRKIKLSSSILKSSSSGSSCNSERKRQKMKKMVKALRGIVPGSSQMNTVAVLDEAVRYLKSLKVEVQKLGVSNSKKIS; translated from the coding sequence ATGCAGAGGGACCAGCAGTTTTGCCCCGAAAAGGTGATGCTACCTCTTGCAAATGAAGTGGGTAACGATTACATGTATAATACCCCTGTTGAATCTGCCTTTGGTGCAGTCTTTCCGCCAGGTGCAAAGGACTTGGGACCATTCCATGGTGTTGAGTTTCAACCCTCTGATGTTTGCCCAAAGAATTTTATTATCTTTGACCAGACTGATCATAGAAGCCAGATCATGTTTCATCCAGCAATTGCTCAGAAATTCAACTGTCCCAGTTTAAATCTTTGTGCAACTTACATCCATAACAATCTGGAAAAGAGAGAAATTAACATTGACGAGGGAGAAGCATCCTCTGCCCTGAAAGAGGATTCGGAAGATATTGATGCATTGTTGAGCCTGGAGGAGGAAGACCAAGAAGAATATGATGAAGAAGAAGTAAGCACAGCTCGAACTCATGGAAACTATGGAAGCAATTGCGAAGATACTTGCTCCAGTTATGGTTCAAAACCCAGAAAGATTAAGTTATCATCTTCTATCCTGAAGTCATCTAGCAGTGGCAGCAGCTGTAACAGTGAAAGGAAACGgcagaaaatgaagaagatggtGAAGGCACTGAGAGGAATTGTACCTGGTAGCAGCCAAATGAATACAGTTGCTGTTCTAGATGAAGCTGTTAGGTACCTCAAATCTCTGAAGGTTGAAGTACAGAAGCTTGGAGTGAGTAATTCGAAGAAAATATCTTGA
- the LOC100265897 gene encoding glucan endo-1,3-beta-glucosidase, whose product MAAKSPSLPILSIFLLLLFFNSGGTLMVASGQKTWCVAKPSSTYEELKDNIDFACSHVSCDIIRDGCPCSTPYTPINHASVVMNLYYQQMGRNQWNCDFRNSGLIAVTDPSYDGCQYEYA is encoded by the exons ATGGCTGCAAAGTCTCCTTCTCTTCCCattctctctattttccttcTCCTTTTGTTCTTCAACTCGG GTGGTACTTTGATGGTGGCAAGTGGACAG AAAACTTGGTGTGTGGCAAAGCCTTCATCCACCTATGAGGAGCTAAAAGACAACATAGACTTTGCCTGCTCGCATGTAAGCTGCGACATTATTAGAGATGGGTGCCCCTGCTCCACCCCATATACTCCCATCAACCATGCCTCAGTTGTCATGAATCTCTACTACCAGCAAATGGGGAGAAATCAGTGGAACTGTGATTTCAGAAACTCAGGCCTCATTGCTGTGACCGATCCAA GCTATGATGGTTGTCAGTACGAGTATGCTTAG